One Tripterygium wilfordii isolate XIE 37 chromosome 10, ASM1340144v1, whole genome shotgun sequence DNA segment encodes these proteins:
- the LOC120007670 gene encoding uncharacterized protein LOC120007670 isoform X1, producing MREGLRSGSSAARSKKDDASNSPALAKRNVYNTRQKGSDLNKEKSTGLEAEKGTNVYSTKEGDELEDKSNGYSPKEAIEPDKDEALTCQELIQKKVDSAVQLGSDVNKETNSEQISCSKSEVGTIVSSPREEDEVEENNNASSPNEGVGLERREGSQNAECRRDCNVDGGEVAVEFAENARKRTRLYGGENFDENSDEKKKAAMEGFGLDSKMQTAGRILRSASRSRSDGETGEFGDDVVGKTCCCGDDPEKERAEFETAKGNQSDGEVRNILKQKSESRRDPKMQGEAKMKESDQSDGEMRKKLGESCRKKRGRPRKVQVEVKMKESDQSVGEMRKKLRKSCGKKRGRPRKVQVEVETKESDQSDGEMRKKLGESCGKKRGRPRKVQVEVEMKESDQSAEQERARGDCERREYEDNVVGKTSSHGDDPEKERAESETEKSKQSDGEEREVLKQKGESLRDPKIQGEAEMKESDQSDGEMRKKLGESCGKKRGRPRKEQVEVEMKESDQSADQLKNEGEKKPRKKCGIPSKMQVEVEIEESDQSDGYSRKKLKQNCGSMPGRHPLMQQTDGFLKVESDKENSIGTMRYSKSVLRSRDTLETEACTSRSFSESKRFGEELEMKMPIPPKGNNCGNNKLEDNESSFGSRSKAKTARRLTKIRDNEGECAQGKEGRLQRRAIQQAVRDRIVELLLSAGWKIEYRRRNSREYSDAVYVNPKGKTHWSVTLAYRMLKESYENGNDNSNSDSESRTGLKFIPIPDEELSVLKRVTSKERCDKNVSRKGKKMIIKKTAEGVTNKEQRKHKRTMKRLKIKKTAGGVTSKNLHKRKMRKEKLKAVMSSRGAAFKGRLKNNKLTHAQDNSACSLHGGTPLLARTRKRLESHNQNRCALIVRNSKEGPESDSDGYVLYDGKRTVLAWMMDLGIVPINGKVQCFNLTKTRVMLEGKIMKDGIRCDCCDKIFTVSHFQTHASGDGFQTFRNIYLESGCSLLQCLLDSWNKQDESEHRGYHHIDVNGEDPNDDTCGICGDGGDLICCDGCPSTFHQSCLDINKFPSGDWCCIYCSCKFCGTANGSTYQGDDNPAATLLCSCCLCEEKYHHSCVQAKNAGNDDSGCESFCGKKCQELNGKLQRLLGVKHDLDEGFSWTLIRRYDVDSDRSLDDVSQKIECNSKLAVALYIMDECFLPMVDYRSGVNLIRNIIFNYGSNFKRLNYVGFVTAILEKDDEIVAAASIRIHGNQLAEMPFIGTRYTYRRQGMCRRLLSGVESALCALDVEKLVIPAISELRETWTTVFGFKPVDASLEQKLRNTNMLVFPGVDMLQKPISSSQETLLAAEGLKSAELDEHQIMNEYNNSDDRFSAAVDVNVSSEVTTPGAPKICDEPVAHESDSSLPPASLDVTSDITSENIDLPANACASDAKSLVHLSENPDDLEKKINTLGRACDFFEQAGDIGKQHNAIMVSSAPPHERIEALDTCPNQLGVPEVEIISSMVANIGIKAGDSERKLICTSKDATESVSCEVKLEDSIVKDSYNSHENITIKHDSDTVTQVSEDMKRAKHLLIEEFQVAGSLDLDGKVHDTCEVKKIVFQDVSVAGVAFPASAHDSSSCKINSMECPEAVVPPTPEDDCHIACGSVALEKPSLQTEINGSRRSTDIPLDSSEVTVGGELDLEKEPIAAQTHTLSAGEDSISGCTQIEIKSSKHLESDHRVPQTIIAPCNPESLCGSSSASGASKQCSLWWR from the exons ATGAGAGAGGGTCTGAGATCTGGTAGTTCAGCTGCTCGTTCCAAGAAAGATGATGCTTCCAATAGCCCAGCATTGGCTAAAAGGAATGTGTATAATACAAGGCAAAAGGGTTCTGATTTGAATAAAGAGAAAAGCACTGGTTTGGAGGCTGAAAAAGGGACCAATGTATATTCTACGAAGGAAGGAGACGAATTGGAAGACAAAAGTAATGGATATTCTCCAAAGGAAGCAATTGAACCTGATAAAGACGAGGCTTTGACTTGCCAGGAGTTGATTCAGAAGAAAGTGGATAGCGCTGTCCAACTGGGTTCTGATGTGAACAAAGAGACAAACTCAGAACAGATTTCATGTTCCAAGTCTGAAGTAGGCACCATAGTCTCATCTCCaagggaagaagatgaagttgaagaaaataataatgcaTCTTCTCCAAACGAAGGAGTTGGACTTGAGCGGAGAGAGGGATCACAGAATGCTGAATGCCGCAGAGATTGCAATGTGGATGGTGGTGAAGTTGCGGTTGAGTTTGCTGAGAATGCAAGGAAAAGGACTCGGCTATATGGAGGTGAGAATTTTGATGAGAACAGTGATGAAAAGAAGAAGGCGGCGATGGAGGGTTTTGGTTTAGATAGCAAAATGCAGACTGCAGGTAGGATATTGAGGTCAGCATCACGTTCCAGAAGTGATGGGGAGACGGGAGAGTTTGGAGATGATGTTGTTGGTAAAACTTGTTGCTGCGGTGATGACCCTGAGAAGGAAAGGGCAGAGTTTGAAACTGCAAAGGGCAATCAATCTGATGGTGAGGTGAGGAATATTTTGAAACAAAAGAGTGAGAGCAGGAGAGACCCCAAGATGCAGGGTGAAGCGAAAATGAAAGAGAGTGATCAATCTGATGGTGAGATGAGGAAGAAGTTGGGAGAAAGTTGCCGGAAAAAGCGAGGGAGACCCCGTAAGGTGCAGGTTGAAGTGAAAATGAAAGAGAGTGATCAATCTGTCGGTGAGATGAGGAAGAAGTTGAGAAAAAGTTGCGGGAAAAAGCGAGGTAGACCCCGTAAGGTGCAGGTTGAAGTGGAAACAAAAGAGAGTGATCAATCTGATGGTGAGATGAGGAAAAAGTTGGGAGAAAGTTGCGGGAAAAAGCGAGGGAGACCCCGTAAGGTGCAGGTTGAAGTGGAAATGAAAGAGAGTGATCAATCTGCTGAGCAGGAAAGGGCCAGAGGTGATTGCGAGAGGAGAGAGTATGAAGATAATGTTGTTGGTAAAACGAGTAGCCATGGTGATGACCCTGAGAAGGAAAGGGCAGAGTCTGAAACTGAGAAGAGTAAGCAATCTGATGGTGAGGAAAGGGAGGTTTTGAAGCAAAAGGGTGAGAGCTTGAGAGACCCCAAGATCCAGGGTGAAGCGGAAATGAAAGAGAGTGATCAATCTGATGGTGAGATGAGAAAGAAGTTGGGGGAAAGTTGCGGGAAAAAGCGAGGGAGACCTCGTAAGGAGCAGGTTGAAGTGGAAATGAAAGAGAGTGATCAATCTGCTGATCAGTTGAAgaatgaaggggaaaaaaagccCAGGAAAAAGTGTGGGATACCTTCCAAGATGCAGGTTGAGGTGGAAATTGAAGAAAGTGATCAGTCTGATGGTTATTCTAGGAAGAAGTTGAAACAGAATTGTGGATCAATGCCCGGGAGGCATCCTCTAATGCAGCAGACTGATGGGTTTCTGAAGGTGGAGTCTGATAAGGAAAACAGCATCGGAACAATGAGGTATAGCAAGAGTGTTTTGAGATCTAGAGATACCTTGGAGACTGAAGCATGTACTAGTAGATCATTTTCAGAAAGTAAACGTTTTGGGGAAGAGTTGGAAATGAAGATGCCTATTCCACCGAAGGGTAATAATTGTGGCAATAATAAACTTGAGGACAATGAATCTTCTTTTGGGTCGAGATCAAAGGCTAAAACAGCACGTAGATTGACAAAAATAAGAGATAATGAAGGAGAGTGTGCGCAAGGGAAGGAAGGAAGATTACAGCGTAGGGCTATACAACAGGCAGTGAGAGATCGGATCGTGGAACTGCTTCTGAGTGCAGGCTGGAAAATTGAATACAGACGTAGAAATAGCAGAGAGTACAGTGATGCTGTTTATGTTAATCCCAAAGGGAAAACTCATTGGTCAGTTACCTTGGCTTATAGGATGCTTAAGGAGTCTTATGAAAATGGTAATGACAATAGTAATTCTGACTCTGAGAGTAGGACAGGTTTAAAATTTATTCCTATACCGGATGAAGAACTAAGTGTACTGAAAAGAGTAACGTCCAAGGAAAGATGTGATAAAAATGTAAGTAGAAAGGGGAAGAAAATGATTATCAAGAAGACAGCTGAGGGGGTTACTAATAAGGAACAGCGCAAACACAAACGGACAATGAAGAGACTGAAGATTAAAAAAACAGCAGGAGGGGTCACTAGTAAGAATCTGCACAAGAGAAAAATGCGAAAGGAAAAACTAAAAGCTGTTATGAGTTCACGTGGTGCAGCATTCAAGGGTAGACTGAAAAACAATAAATTGACTCATGCTCAGGATAATTCAGCATGTTCATTGCATGGGGGAACACCATTGCTGGCCAGAACACGCAAGCGGCTAGAATCACATAATCAAAATCGATGTGCTCTGATCGTTCGCAATTCCAAGGAGGGGCCAGAATCTGACAGTGATGGTTATGTACTGTATGATGGGAAGCGAACTGTTCTAGCTTGGATGATGGACTTGGGTATTGTTCCAATTAATGGAAAGGTGCAGTGCTTTAACTTAACAAAAACAAGAGTAATGCTTGAAGGTAAAATTATGAAAGATGGCATTCGTTGTGATTGTTGTGATAAAATCTTCACAGTATCACATTTTCAAACTCATGCCAGTGGTGATGGCTTCCAAACGTTTCGAAATATATATTTAGAGAGTGGATGCTCCCTCTTGCAATGTCTGCTAGACTCGTGGAATAAGCAAGATGAGTCTGAACATAGAGGGTACCATCACATTGACGTTAACGGGGAAGACCCAAACGATGATACGTGTGGAATCTGTGGAGATGGCGGGGACCTGATCTGTTGTGATGGTTGTCCGTCAACATTCCATCAAAGCTGCTTGGATATTAAT AAGTTTCCTTCTGGTGACTGGTGTTGCATATATTGCTCATGCAAATTTTGTGGGACTGCCAATGGCAGTACATATCAGGGGGATGACAATCCTGCTGCTACCTTATTATGTTCATGCTGCTTGTGCGAGGAGAAAT ATCACCATTCTTGTGTTCAGGCAAAGAATGCTGGCAATGATGATTCTGGTTGTGAGTCCTTTTGCGGGAAGAAATGCCAAGAG TTGAATGGGAAACTACAAAGGCTTCTTGGGGTTAAACACGATCTCGATGAAGGCTTCTCATGGACTCTCATTCGCCGATATGATGTTGACTCAGATAGGtctcttgatgatgtatctcAGAAGATTGAATGTAATTCAAAGCTAGCTGTTGCACTGTATATAATGGATGAGTGCTTTTTGCCTATGGTTGACTACAGAAGTGGAGTCAATCTGATTcgcaatattatttttaattatgg GTCTAATTTTAAGCGACTAAACTATGTTGGGTTTGTTACTGCAATTTTAGAGAAGGATGATGAGATTGTTGCTGCTGCATCCATTAG GATTCATGGGAACCAGTTAGCAGAGATGCCATTTATTGGGACTCGCTATACATATAGACGTCAAGGGATGTGCCGCCGACTTTTAAGTGGAGTTGAAAGT GCTCTGTGCGCCCTAGATGTTGAGAAGTTGGTGATACCTGCTATCTCAGAGCTCAGGGAAACGTGGACTACAGTTTTTGGCTTTAAGCCTGTTGACGCATCACTCGAGCAAAAACTGAGAAATACAAATATGTTGGTGTTCCCTGGTGTTGACATGTTACAGAAACCGATATCAAGCAGTCAAGAAACCTTGCTTGCTGCTGAAG GTTTGAAGTCTGCTGAACTAGACGAGCATCAAATCATGAATGAGTATAATAACTCCGATGATAGATTTTCAGCTGCAGTTGATGTGAATGTTTCTAGTGAGGTTACTACACCTGGTGCTCCTAAGATATGCGATGAACCTGTTGCACATGAATCTGACTCTTCTCTTCCTCCTGCCTCCTTGGATGTTACATCTGACATAACAAGTGAGAACATTGATTTACCAGCTAATGCCTGTGCTTCTGATGCAAAATCTCTTGTTCATTTGAGTGAAAATCCTGATGATCTTGAGAAGAAAATCAATACTCTTGGTCGTGCATGTGATTTTTTTGAACAAGCTGGGGATATTGGCAAACAGCATAATGCTATTATGGTTTCTAGTGCCCCTCCTCATGAGAGGATTGAAGCATTAGATACCTGTCCAAATCAGCTTGGTGTTCCTGAGGTGGAAATTATATCATCCATGGTAGCTAATATTGGGATCAAGGCTGGTGATTCGGAACGAAAACTTATATGCACCTCCAAGGATGCTACTGAAAGTGTTTCCTGTGAAGTGAAACTAGAAGATAGCATTGTCAAAGACTCCTACAATTCTCATGAAAATATTACTATCAAGCATGATTCAGATACTGTAACTCAGGTATCAGAGGACATGAAGAGAGCCAAGCATCTGCTTATTGAAGAATTTCAGGTCGCTGGATCTTTGGATTTAGATGGTAAGGTGCATGACACCTGTGAAgtgaaaaaaattgtttttcaagatGTATCTGTGGCAGGAGTTGCATTTCCAGCATCAGCTCATGACAGCAGCTCTTGTAAGATTAACAGTATGGAATGTCCTGAAGCAGTTGTCCCTCCAACACCCGAAGATGATTGTCATATTGCATGTGGGTCTGTTGCCCTTGAAAAACCCAGTTTACAGACTGAAATAAATGGATCACGAAGGTCCACAGACATTCCATTAGATTCTAGCGAAGTTACTGTGGGTGGTGAACTTGACCTGGAA
- the LOC120007670 gene encoding uncharacterized protein LOC120007670 isoform X2, which yields MREGLRSGSSAARSKKDDASNSPALAKRNVYNTRQKGSDLNKEKSTGLEAEKGTNVYSTKEGDELEDKSNGYSPKEAIEPDKDEALTCQELIQKKVDSAVQLGSDVNKETNSEQISCSKSEVGTIVSSPREEDEVEENNNASSPNEGVGLERREGSQNAECRRDCNVDGGEVAVEFAENARKRTRLYGGENFDENSDEKKKAAMEGFGLDSKMQTAGRILRSASRSRSDGETGEFGDDVVGKTCCCGDDPEKERAEFETAKGNQSDGEVRNILKQKSESRRDPKMQGEAKMKESDQSDGEMRKKLGESCRKKRGRPRKVQVEVKMKESDQSVGEMRKKLRKSCGKKRGRPRKVQVEVETKESDQSDGEMRKKLGESCGKKRGRPRKVQVEVEMKESDQSAEQERARGDCERREYEDNVVGKTSSHGDDPEKERAESETEKSKQSDGEEREVLKQKGESLRDPKIQGEAEMKESDQSDGEMRKKLGESCGKKRGRPRKEQVEVEMKESDQSADQLKNEGEKKPRKKCGIPSKMQVEVEIEESDQSDGYSRKKLKQNCGSMPGRHPLMQQTDGFLKVESDKENSIGTMRYSKSVLRSRDTLETEACTSRSFSESKRFGEELEMKMPIPPKGNNCGNNKLEDNESSFGSRSKAKTARRLTKIRDNEGECAQGKEGRLQRRAIQQAVRDRIVELLLSAGWKIEYRRRNSREYSDAVYVNPKGKTHWSVTLAYRMLKESYENGNDNSNSDSESRTGLKFIPIPDEELSVLKRVTSKERCDKNVSRKGKKMIIKKTAEGVTNKEQRKHKRTMKRLKIKKTAGGVTSKNLHKRKMRKEKLKAVMSSRGAAFKGRLKNNKLTHAQDNSACSLHGGTPLLARTRKRLESHNQNRCALIVRNSKEGPESDSDGYVLYDGKRTVLAWMMDLGIVPINGKVQCFNLTKTRVMLEGKIMKDGIRCDCCDKIFTVSHFQTHASGDGFQTFRNIYLESGCSLLQCLLDSWNKQDESEHRGYHHIDVNGEDPNDDTCGICGDGGDLICCDGCPSTFHQSCLDINFPSGDWCCIYCSCKFCGTANGSTYQGDDNPAATLLCSCCLCEEKYHHSCVQAKNAGNDDSGCESFCGKKCQELNGKLQRLLGVKHDLDEGFSWTLIRRYDVDSDRSLDDVSQKIECNSKLAVALYIMDECFLPMVDYRSGVNLIRNIIFNYGSNFKRLNYVGFVTAILEKDDEIVAAASIRIHGNQLAEMPFIGTRYTYRRQGMCRRLLSGVESALCALDVEKLVIPAISELRETWTTVFGFKPVDASLEQKLRNTNMLVFPGVDMLQKPISSSQETLLAAEGLKSAELDEHQIMNEYNNSDDRFSAAVDVNVSSEVTTPGAPKICDEPVAHESDSSLPPASLDVTSDITSENIDLPANACASDAKSLVHLSENPDDLEKKINTLGRACDFFEQAGDIGKQHNAIMVSSAPPHERIEALDTCPNQLGVPEVEIISSMVANIGIKAGDSERKLICTSKDATESVSCEVKLEDSIVKDSYNSHENITIKHDSDTVTQVSEDMKRAKHLLIEEFQVAGSLDLDGKVHDTCEVKKIVFQDVSVAGVAFPASAHDSSSCKINSMECPEAVVPPTPEDDCHIACGSVALEKPSLQTEINGSRRSTDIPLDSSEVTVGGELDLEKEPIAAQTHTLSAGEDSISGCTQIEIKSSKHLESDHRVPQTIIAPCNPESLCGSSSASGASKQCSLWWR from the exons ATGAGAGAGGGTCTGAGATCTGGTAGTTCAGCTGCTCGTTCCAAGAAAGATGATGCTTCCAATAGCCCAGCATTGGCTAAAAGGAATGTGTATAATACAAGGCAAAAGGGTTCTGATTTGAATAAAGAGAAAAGCACTGGTTTGGAGGCTGAAAAAGGGACCAATGTATATTCTACGAAGGAAGGAGACGAATTGGAAGACAAAAGTAATGGATATTCTCCAAAGGAAGCAATTGAACCTGATAAAGACGAGGCTTTGACTTGCCAGGAGTTGATTCAGAAGAAAGTGGATAGCGCTGTCCAACTGGGTTCTGATGTGAACAAAGAGACAAACTCAGAACAGATTTCATGTTCCAAGTCTGAAGTAGGCACCATAGTCTCATCTCCaagggaagaagatgaagttgaagaaaataataatgcaTCTTCTCCAAACGAAGGAGTTGGACTTGAGCGGAGAGAGGGATCACAGAATGCTGAATGCCGCAGAGATTGCAATGTGGATGGTGGTGAAGTTGCGGTTGAGTTTGCTGAGAATGCAAGGAAAAGGACTCGGCTATATGGAGGTGAGAATTTTGATGAGAACAGTGATGAAAAGAAGAAGGCGGCGATGGAGGGTTTTGGTTTAGATAGCAAAATGCAGACTGCAGGTAGGATATTGAGGTCAGCATCACGTTCCAGAAGTGATGGGGAGACGGGAGAGTTTGGAGATGATGTTGTTGGTAAAACTTGTTGCTGCGGTGATGACCCTGAGAAGGAAAGGGCAGAGTTTGAAACTGCAAAGGGCAATCAATCTGATGGTGAGGTGAGGAATATTTTGAAACAAAAGAGTGAGAGCAGGAGAGACCCCAAGATGCAGGGTGAAGCGAAAATGAAAGAGAGTGATCAATCTGATGGTGAGATGAGGAAGAAGTTGGGAGAAAGTTGCCGGAAAAAGCGAGGGAGACCCCGTAAGGTGCAGGTTGAAGTGAAAATGAAAGAGAGTGATCAATCTGTCGGTGAGATGAGGAAGAAGTTGAGAAAAAGTTGCGGGAAAAAGCGAGGTAGACCCCGTAAGGTGCAGGTTGAAGTGGAAACAAAAGAGAGTGATCAATCTGATGGTGAGATGAGGAAAAAGTTGGGAGAAAGTTGCGGGAAAAAGCGAGGGAGACCCCGTAAGGTGCAGGTTGAAGTGGAAATGAAAGAGAGTGATCAATCTGCTGAGCAGGAAAGGGCCAGAGGTGATTGCGAGAGGAGAGAGTATGAAGATAATGTTGTTGGTAAAACGAGTAGCCATGGTGATGACCCTGAGAAGGAAAGGGCAGAGTCTGAAACTGAGAAGAGTAAGCAATCTGATGGTGAGGAAAGGGAGGTTTTGAAGCAAAAGGGTGAGAGCTTGAGAGACCCCAAGATCCAGGGTGAAGCGGAAATGAAAGAGAGTGATCAATCTGATGGTGAGATGAGAAAGAAGTTGGGGGAAAGTTGCGGGAAAAAGCGAGGGAGACCTCGTAAGGAGCAGGTTGAAGTGGAAATGAAAGAGAGTGATCAATCTGCTGATCAGTTGAAgaatgaaggggaaaaaaagccCAGGAAAAAGTGTGGGATACCTTCCAAGATGCAGGTTGAGGTGGAAATTGAAGAAAGTGATCAGTCTGATGGTTATTCTAGGAAGAAGTTGAAACAGAATTGTGGATCAATGCCCGGGAGGCATCCTCTAATGCAGCAGACTGATGGGTTTCTGAAGGTGGAGTCTGATAAGGAAAACAGCATCGGAACAATGAGGTATAGCAAGAGTGTTTTGAGATCTAGAGATACCTTGGAGACTGAAGCATGTACTAGTAGATCATTTTCAGAAAGTAAACGTTTTGGGGAAGAGTTGGAAATGAAGATGCCTATTCCACCGAAGGGTAATAATTGTGGCAATAATAAACTTGAGGACAATGAATCTTCTTTTGGGTCGAGATCAAAGGCTAAAACAGCACGTAGATTGACAAAAATAAGAGATAATGAAGGAGAGTGTGCGCAAGGGAAGGAAGGAAGATTACAGCGTAGGGCTATACAACAGGCAGTGAGAGATCGGATCGTGGAACTGCTTCTGAGTGCAGGCTGGAAAATTGAATACAGACGTAGAAATAGCAGAGAGTACAGTGATGCTGTTTATGTTAATCCCAAAGGGAAAACTCATTGGTCAGTTACCTTGGCTTATAGGATGCTTAAGGAGTCTTATGAAAATGGTAATGACAATAGTAATTCTGACTCTGAGAGTAGGACAGGTTTAAAATTTATTCCTATACCGGATGAAGAACTAAGTGTACTGAAAAGAGTAACGTCCAAGGAAAGATGTGATAAAAATGTAAGTAGAAAGGGGAAGAAAATGATTATCAAGAAGACAGCTGAGGGGGTTACTAATAAGGAACAGCGCAAACACAAACGGACAATGAAGAGACTGAAGATTAAAAAAACAGCAGGAGGGGTCACTAGTAAGAATCTGCACAAGAGAAAAATGCGAAAGGAAAAACTAAAAGCTGTTATGAGTTCACGTGGTGCAGCATTCAAGGGTAGACTGAAAAACAATAAATTGACTCATGCTCAGGATAATTCAGCATGTTCATTGCATGGGGGAACACCATTGCTGGCCAGAACACGCAAGCGGCTAGAATCACATAATCAAAATCGATGTGCTCTGATCGTTCGCAATTCCAAGGAGGGGCCAGAATCTGACAGTGATGGTTATGTACTGTATGATGGGAAGCGAACTGTTCTAGCTTGGATGATGGACTTGGGTATTGTTCCAATTAATGGAAAGGTGCAGTGCTTTAACTTAACAAAAACAAGAGTAATGCTTGAAGGTAAAATTATGAAAGATGGCATTCGTTGTGATTGTTGTGATAAAATCTTCACAGTATCACATTTTCAAACTCATGCCAGTGGTGATGGCTTCCAAACGTTTCGAAATATATATTTAGAGAGTGGATGCTCCCTCTTGCAATGTCTGCTAGACTCGTGGAATAAGCAAGATGAGTCTGAACATAGAGGGTACCATCACATTGACGTTAACGGGGAAGACCCAAACGATGATACGTGTGGAATCTGTGGAGATGGCGGGGACCTGATCTGTTGTGATGGTTGTCCGTCAACATTCCATCAAAGCTGCTTGGATATTAAT TTTCCTTCTGGTGACTGGTGTTGCATATATTGCTCATGCAAATTTTGTGGGACTGCCAATGGCAGTACATATCAGGGGGATGACAATCCTGCTGCTACCTTATTATGTTCATGCTGCTTGTGCGAGGAGAAAT ATCACCATTCTTGTGTTCAGGCAAAGAATGCTGGCAATGATGATTCTGGTTGTGAGTCCTTTTGCGGGAAGAAATGCCAAGAG TTGAATGGGAAACTACAAAGGCTTCTTGGGGTTAAACACGATCTCGATGAAGGCTTCTCATGGACTCTCATTCGCCGATATGATGTTGACTCAGATAGGtctcttgatgatgtatctcAGAAGATTGAATGTAATTCAAAGCTAGCTGTTGCACTGTATATAATGGATGAGTGCTTTTTGCCTATGGTTGACTACAGAAGTGGAGTCAATCTGATTcgcaatattatttttaattatgg GTCTAATTTTAAGCGACTAAACTATGTTGGGTTTGTTACTGCAATTTTAGAGAAGGATGATGAGATTGTTGCTGCTGCATCCATTAG GATTCATGGGAACCAGTTAGCAGAGATGCCATTTATTGGGACTCGCTATACATATAGACGTCAAGGGATGTGCCGCCGACTTTTAAGTGGAGTTGAAAGT GCTCTGTGCGCCCTAGATGTTGAGAAGTTGGTGATACCTGCTATCTCAGAGCTCAGGGAAACGTGGACTACAGTTTTTGGCTTTAAGCCTGTTGACGCATCACTCGAGCAAAAACTGAGAAATACAAATATGTTGGTGTTCCCTGGTGTTGACATGTTACAGAAACCGATATCAAGCAGTCAAGAAACCTTGCTTGCTGCTGAAG GTTTGAAGTCTGCTGAACTAGACGAGCATCAAATCATGAATGAGTATAATAACTCCGATGATAGATTTTCAGCTGCAGTTGATGTGAATGTTTCTAGTGAGGTTACTACACCTGGTGCTCCTAAGATATGCGATGAACCTGTTGCACATGAATCTGACTCTTCTCTTCCTCCTGCCTCCTTGGATGTTACATCTGACATAACAAGTGAGAACATTGATTTACCAGCTAATGCCTGTGCTTCTGATGCAAAATCTCTTGTTCATTTGAGTGAAAATCCTGATGATCTTGAGAAGAAAATCAATACTCTTGGTCGTGCATGTGATTTTTTTGAACAAGCTGGGGATATTGGCAAACAGCATAATGCTATTATGGTTTCTAGTGCCCCTCCTCATGAGAGGATTGAAGCATTAGATACCTGTCCAAATCAGCTTGGTGTTCCTGAGGTGGAAATTATATCATCCATGGTAGCTAATATTGGGATCAAGGCTGGTGATTCGGAACGAAAACTTATATGCACCTCCAAGGATGCTACTGAAAGTGTTTCCTGTGAAGTGAAACTAGAAGATAGCATTGTCAAAGACTCCTACAATTCTCATGAAAATATTACTATCAAGCATGATTCAGATACTGTAACTCAGGTATCAGAGGACATGAAGAGAGCCAAGCATCTGCTTATTGAAGAATTTCAGGTCGCTGGATCTTTGGATTTAGATGGTAAGGTGCATGACACCTGTGAAgtgaaaaaaattgtttttcaagatGTATCTGTGGCAGGAGTTGCATTTCCAGCATCAGCTCATGACAGCAGCTCTTGTAAGATTAACAGTATGGAATGTCCTGAAGCAGTTGTCCCTCCAACACCCGAAGATGATTGTCATATTGCATGTGGGTCTGTTGCCCTTGAAAAACCCAGTTTACAGACTGAAATAAATGGATCACGAAGGTCCACAGACATTCCATTAGATTCTAGCGAAGTTACTGTGGGTGGTGAACTTGACCTGGAA